The stretch of DNA TGGCATAGCTTAGACACCCATGCTGGGTAAGTGCCGCAGGTGCTTGTGGTATCCCATGTTCAGACAGATACCCCGGCGAGGCGACTAGTACCGAATCGCAACGTGCCAGTGGGCGGGCGATCAACATCGGGTCGGGCTCGCTGCTGATGCGGATCGCCAGGTCGATGCGCTCCTCAACCAGATTGACCGCGCGATCGCTGACATTCAAATCGATTTTGAGTTGCGGGTGTAGCGCCAGAAAATCGCTGATCGCGCCGGCCAGATGCGCAAAGCCGAACGACATGCTGCAGGTCAGGCGCAATTGCCCGCGCAGCTCGCCGTCGTGGCGCAGCGTTTCTTCTTCGATATTGTCCATCAGCGCGAGCATTTGCTGGCTGCGGCGCAGGCAGCTCTCGCCCGCGTCGGTGAGCGTGACTTTGCGCGTCGTGCGTTGCAATAGCCGGGCATCGAGCCAGGTTTCAAGCTCGCCAATATAGCGCGTGACCATGGCACGCGACATATCGAGTTTGTCAGCCGTGGCGCTAAAGCTGCCGCTGGCGGCGACTTCGCAAAACACTTTCATCGCGGTGAGTCTGTCCATCGCCCAACCTCTATTTGCTCGAATATTGCAATAATCATGCGCAGTTTAGCGCATTTATCTGGTTGATTGTTGCAACTACACTAGCGTCAGTTTCAATTCACCACGGCAGCCCAGATGAGGCGCCAACTAATTTAGGAGCAAAACTATGATCCGCACTACTTTACTCGCCGCTACATTATCAATTGCGTTTGGCGCAGCCCAAGCCGAAACCGCACCGCTACAAGTTAAAGTGTATAACGCTGATGGTGCTAGTTTTCACGTGAACTCAACGCTGGTTTACGGCGACAAAGAAGCGCTGGTGATTGACGCTGGCTTTACCCGTGCTGATGCGCTGCGCATTGCAGCGAATGTGCTCGATAGCGGCAAGGAACTGAAAACGATTTTCGTTAGCCAAGCCGACCCCGATTACTATTTCGGCGTGGAAACGCTGAAAGAGTTTTTCCCGAACGCGCAAGTGCTGGCAACACCAGCCGTGTTGGAAAAAATCAAAGCTAAAGTCGATGCAAAGGTAGCATTCTGGGGCCCGAAAATGGACGCCAATGCACCGAAAAAGCCAGTACTGCCAGTGGCTTTGAACGGCAATACCTTGAGCGTGGATGGGCAAAAAGTTGAAATCCGTGGCACCAGCGGCATCTTGGCGCATCGCCCGTATGTGTGGATTCCATCGATCAAAACCATTACCGGCAATGTCGGCGTACTGAATGGCCTGCACGTTTGGACTGCTGATACGCAAAGCATCGCCGAGCGCAAAGCGTGGATCGTGCAGCTCGATGAAATGGCAGCGCTCAAACCCGCTGTCGTTGTGCCGGGCCATATGCAAGCAGGCGCGAAGATGGACATCAGCGCGATTGATTACACCAAGGCTTATTTGCAGACGTTTGAGCAAAACTTGGGCAGGGCGAAAACGGGTGCTGAGCTGATCGACAGTATGAAAGCGGCTTATCCAAATGCCGGTTTGGGCATTGCGCTCGATATCGGTGCCAAAGTGAATAAAGGTGAAATGAAATGGTAAACACCAGCAATCAAAGCAAGCTGCACTATGTGTTCGACCCGCTGTGTGGCTGGTGCTACGCTGCCGCACCGCTGATCCACGCCGCGGCGCAACTGCAAGGTCTGGCAGTGGTGTTGCATCCGGGTGGCATGATGAGCGGCGCCAATCGTCAAACGGTGAGCCCAGCGCTGCGCAACTATGTGATGCCGCATGATCAACGGATTGCCGAGCTAACGGGTCAGCCGTTTGGTGATGCCTACTTTAATGGCTTGTTGCTCGACACCAGCGCCGTGTTCGATTCAACCCCGCCAACGTTGGCGATCTTGGCTGCGCAAGCGTTG from Chitinibacter fontanus encodes:
- a CDS encoding MBL fold metallo-hydrolase, with protein sequence MIRTTLLAATLSIAFGAAQAETAPLQVKVYNADGASFHVNSTLVYGDKEALVIDAGFTRADALRIAANVLDSGKELKTIFVSQADPDYYFGVETLKEFFPNAQVLATPAVLEKIKAKVDAKVAFWGPKMDANAPKKPVLPVALNGNTLSVDGQKVEIRGTSGILAHRPYVWIPSIKTITGNVGVLNGLHVWTADTQSIAERKAWIVQLDEMAALKPAVVVPGHMQAGAKMDISAIDYTKAYLQTFEQNLGRAKTGAELIDSMKAAYPNAGLGIALDIGAKVNKGEMKW
- a CDS encoding LysR family transcriptional regulator — protein: MDRLTAMKVFCEVAASGSFSATADKLDMSRAMVTRYIGELETWLDARLLQRTTRKVTLTDAGESCLRRSQQMLALMDNIEEETLRHDGELRGQLRLTCSMSFGFAHLAGAISDFLALHPQLKIDLNVSDRAVNLVEERIDLAIRISSEPDPMLIARPLARCDSVLVASPGYLSEHGIPQAPAALTQHGCLSYANFGRSIWSFLRGDEHEQVAVSSRFSANEATVLLHAALADGGIALQPTYLAKPYIDNGQLIALLPDWQVPAMTIYALYPSRRHLSPAVRALLDFLVGRFEKLLW